In the Candidozyma auris chromosome 5, complete sequence genome, ATTATGGCCAAAACTGCTATGACAATTTCATATGCGATGCTTTATATAGAGCAATAAACAGTTACCACAAGTGCCATGCAATCAAATTAATTGAGTTCGCAAGGACATTTTGCTGCCATCGCCGGCGCAACCAATAAGTAACAAGCCAAAATGTAAAGTTGTAGTAAGAAATTGTTATACTTCCTTGAGCAAGCGATTTTGATACTAAATATTGTGATGCAGTTCGGCCAGTTTCGTTTGGTTGTATCACCCTCCATCGCCTGCATAGGTGTGTTATCAACAGAATCTCTACTACGAATCACCTTCCTACCCTTCAACCTCCCAATGCTCCGATGAGTGCCTTTGCCGCCTTAAACCGACTGTCAAACAAATCCTCTGAGGCACTGCTATACAATGCTAATCTTAGTGGTACCATCACTTCCTCCAATGTCACCTTGGGACCTAAGAATGCCATCTTCATGGATTCTGCAGTGCTAGTAGGGCTCAACAAAGACGAATTCATTATGGTGGATGGCTTCTACGACCTTTCAGTGGTTAAGGGATGTGCATCAGTAAACAATTTATTCAAGATCTCGTCGGGAAATGCGTATCCCGTGGTGACCAGTAAGAATGAGTCGCTCCCTGTAATCTGTGGGCTAGAAAGCGAAGAAAGCACACAAACAGGTGTTCTACCATCTTATTCAACCGTTATAAAGCTTTCAAACTTGGACACTGGCTTACAGAATTTTGGGTTTATCCTGCCAAATCTCCAGGATCTATTTCACACACAGCCAAGCTCACCCTACACGTTTGAGGTGGTGGAGACACCAAGGAATAATGTTGTTGGGCTTCGTGTGgatcaaaaagctcattaTGCGATCACAGAGGTATCAGAAAAGCTTCGCTTTCAAGAATCGAGGGCTGCTATCGTTGTGGGTGCTTCCTTCTGTGGAAGGCTGACCTTCGCCGATTTGCTAGTAAATAATATGCTTCTTGCGGGAGTTCAGAGGGTTGCACTTATAGACTTAGACCCAAGTAGCCCCAAGTTTACTCCCACAGGATGCATCGGCTTGACATTTCATTCCCAAATCTCAATTGGTGTACATCTTCAAACACATGACTCCAACAACAAACTACACTTTTACGGACACGAGGACCCCGCGGTGGCGCCATCCTACTACTTTCGTTGCACGGAGAGCTTAAAAAAGCATTATATCACACATTGGAAGTCAATCCCTTTAATTGTGATTACCCCAGGTAACATTCGTGGGTTTGGAAGAGAGACGTTGGCTCATTTATTCAAGGTTTTCGGTGACCTAGAGCCTTCACTTATCTATTTGTCACACAACAACTATCTAAGCATAGGCAACTTTGAACCCGATGAGTTTGAGGTCCAGGATAACCCAGACGATGAAGTCCTTGCCGATCTCACTTACAAAACTGTCTATAAATTGGATTccacgagaagaaagcccAAGTATCTGGGCATTCTCGCATCTGAAATCGCCTTACTTCAGTATTTTCACAGGATCTCTCGCCATCATTGGGACTTCAGttcatttcttttggaGCTGGCACCTCTGATTCTCAGCTTCACACCAGGCAACGAATTCTCTGTTCCACTAATTACCTCTCTTCATGAGCCAGTCAAATGTTTGAATGAAAGTGAGATGCAAACGTTTATCGAGGCCTCTGTTGTGGCCCTTTGTGCAATTAATGTTCCCAAAGTTCACTCCAgtcttctcctcaattCATTAACACAACTGAATTGCTGCATCTCGACTGCACTTTCATTTGTCTTTGCATTGTTCACTCAATAaatctcaaagaaagattcTTCCTTGTTTACTTGCCCAAAGATCAGAACCTCTCTGGAAAGCTACTGCGGGCAACAGCTAATGGTCATACACTTGCACTTGTGAGAGGAACTGGCTCCATCCCAAGTGGGGAGATTCTTGCTTCGCCGTTCATTGGGAAAAAGATTCCGTTCGTGAATCGGGAGCCTACGAACAAAATTGGAGGGATTTGGAATGCCAGGAGGAACCTTGGTCGAAAAAGCCAGAGGTCTTAACatgtggctgcgaaaagtcAAAGATACTTTGACATCACTTTGTGCGACaatttttactttttcaagaatattAAGCATTTGAGCAATGATGTCTCGAAACCTattgcaatttttttctttccaataTGTTGATGCCTCTGTAACTTGCCTTGTTCTTGGTCCCCTATGACGACGTCTGCATAAATTCACCCTACACAGGTTTAGCGAGAAGATCCAGCGATTCGTGATTAAcaaatttcatcttctctcAGCTCCCCACGATATTCATGAAACCGTCTTTGCTTCTAGCCGCAAGCCTCGCTTCTGTGACTTTGGCAATCGTTCCTGAGGGAATCATCTCGGGCGAGAAAGCAGCTGTGCCTGGATCGCAGTCGCTTCCGAACTTGTTTACCGTGTCTTCAGCTAGTGAGATTGATGGCTGGGATGTGGGCGGCACCTTGAAGCTTGAAGCAGGTCGGTTAGCCTTTGGTACTGGACAGGGTGCTCTTTGGTCAAAACAGCCGTTGGCAAACTCCAGAGACGAGTGGGTGATTGAGGCAGTATTTAGAAACTCCGAGGTTAAGGAGACAGCAGATCATTCATTTGTGGACACAAACGGCCTTTCATTTTGGCTTTTACAAGCTGACACAACTCCAAAGTTGTACTACGATGTGCTGAACTTTGGTGGTCCCGCAAGTTTGACGGGTTTCAacttttggtgaacaatAAAGAGAAACCAGGTCTTAAGATTTTCGCTGGAGATGGCACAAGAGATCCCCAACCAACTCGATAAAACGATTGGTACATGTACCTTCAATTATCTTGACTCAATGGTTCCTTTCACGCTCAGAATATCGTACTCtgccaagaagaagtggttCAAGGTGCAAATCGATAACAATTTGTGCTTCAAGACGGATGCGATTTCTTTTAAGAACCTCAAGGAAGACTTAACATTTGGTACCACGGGCTCTATTGACGGTAAATCTGATGAATATTGGGAAATTCTCAAGATGTCAGTTTATAACGAGCTCACCGAGGACGCCATCGACGATCATGGAATCATTGCTGACGGTACTGCAAAAGTTGTCACTGTCACCCAGCAAGAACAGCAAGCAACTTTTCATCCGTCTCACAACAGAGAGTCACTCATGgagagaacaagaaaatggaGGGAGCAAAATGGCCAGGAGCCACAAGAGCAACGAGCTGCTGGAAGCCTTGATGCGAGCACGATTGATCTTTCGGAGGTTCATCAGAGACTCGACAAATTAGAAAATTTGATTTTGCTGCTTGCAAATAGAGACAGCGCTGCTCCAGACTCAACTGTCCTCAATCAGATCGTGGACGCACAGATTCGTCAAAATCGAGTGCTCGAAACGTTGCAGAACAATTACGCACGCTTGGAAGAACAAATTCAGAATCAAAACAACGATATTGCCAGATCAATTCTCAAAGAATTCAGCAATCagagaaaagagattgGGAATTTGGGCAGCTACGTTCAATCACTTGCCAAGTCAGGAACCCCGGATTTGAGCTCTACAATTGCCCCGGAGACCGTTGAGTCATTTCAAAGATACCTGAAATGGATCTTGATTACTATAATTGCGGTCATTGTGGTTTTGAGTGTGATTGTTCACAGACTCAGAAAGGATGTCAAACACTCGAAGCTACTTTGATTAATACATATTCCTAAACTATACACATCTCGCATCACACGCGGATTCTGAAACAAAACgattgaatttttttttttgttcttttttctctctgtGACTTTTATGATGAATGCTCGCCATTAGGCATGAGAAATGTAACTTCCAGTAGTTAAGCTTCTGTAGCTGGGTATACTGGTGCCAAAACTGTCCTCGATCGGTACATATGCCGTGGGTGAATTGATTACGTTAAACTTGAGTTGAACCCCAGTAGGTGCCTCGGCGGCTTGTCCGTTAGTCATGAATCTTgcaatcaacttctcctcatTCACACCGTTACCCAAGATGAGTGGTTTCGTGTACCTCCAAGTAATCCTATTTTTGTCTTTATTGTAGGTTCCTTCAGGCTTCGACGAGGCCGAAGTTGACTCTGAGTTTTGATCTAAAGATGCAGAGATCACCAAGCCATCGAGCTGAACTTGCTGACCGAACGATGGGTTGTGAGAGAGCTTGATTATGAGACTTGCCTGATGTGGTTCGAATTTCCAAATTTGTCTAACCAATACAGGAACTTTGCTTCCATCGATGTTCAAGATGTATTTGAGACCGCCCAAAGTACGCGACGCAATCCGCGAGAGATCCAAAGTATACTTCCTTTCGTCAACTTGACGCATGAATTGTTcattcaacaaaaacttGTTGAACGAAACTGGGATGGAAATTTCCTGAAGTTGCTGTGGCAGAGCCACAGAGTTGTAGTTAAAAGCTACCTCGCCTAAAACTTGTGACTTTGCCACTTCACCTGTCTTGAATGTggcattgatgatttcagcGACTGAAGTGTGAAGACCCTCACTGACCAACTGCTGGCTCGACCCGAAATGCTTGAACTGGTTGTCATGCCTGAAAAATGAATTGCCTGTATGTTGACTCACCAATGAAGTTCTGGTGCCGGCCTCATCATGGGGGATACGTGGTTGAATCATCAGCTCCCGAGCTGGAGGAAGGTTGTGGAATGTTCCTGAGTGAAGGTCTCTTCTGTTGACTTTAGCGTCACCAGTTGTGTGCACCTTTCTagaaggtggaggtggaggagctGCTGAGATTGGTGAGTACCTGAAGCTGCTGAACCTGGCGCTGCAGTAGCTGCAGTTGCTGCTCCCGCAGCTCCTGCTACTGCCGCTACTCCTGCTACTCCTGCTGCTCCAACAGGAACAGTAGAATCTTGTGGCTTTGCCAGTATCAGAGAATCATGAGTATGATGTTGGAGGGCTGTGGAGGGCCAACCTCGTTAGCGATGCTAGTGGCCGTGGCACTTGATGGGGCAACGTTTTGCGCAGACCAGGGTAACATCATCAGAAGTAGCTGGAGCGTTTCAGCGGGGAACTCTGGAACAGCATTGGTCTTGGGAGTGGCCCCGACAGAGATCCTTGTTTTCCTCATCACCGTAGTCGAAACTGTACTTACCAGAAGACGTGTTTCGAGAACGAGGCTCAGACTCAGATTCCATCTTGGGTGGTACGTCCAATTGGTGGGCCTGCAACATGGACAAGCGATTACCGTGTACATCTATAGGGACATCACTGTCCTCATCAGATGATGCATACTTCACGAGGTTGGGGCCCTCGGGTTCATGGTTCTCCTGGATAGTTGACAGAGGACCCTCAACAGATTCGtgttcctttttttgtgggACAGCAGGCTGAGAGGTACAGTCTCTGAGAATGTCTGTGAACGAATGCCAGATGGTTGACCTGGTCCACCATTTGCAGACACAGGCGCCACAAAGAGCCTCTTTCCACACGTGGTTtctgttgctgttgttgaagatggctACTCAGGTTATCTGGTACGGAAGCACGCGTGAGTATGTGTTCTGCCTGGAAGGAATTGAAGACACTGACTGGTCTTCAGGAATGGCATCCACCGTGCTTGCTTTAGTCTGCTTatccttctttcttcttccaagaaTTGAACCCATTTTAGAGCGCAACttcagctttttcttcgtctcAGACAGTCCGCTAGACACCGAGGCTCTGGAGCTGCGGTTTTTGGCAGGGCTCGAcgaagcagcagcagtcCCAGCAGCCGTGGAGCTACGACTGGACGCACCTACAGCCTGAGCGGGAGGTTCGACTTTTGC is a window encoding:
- a CDS encoding polynucleotide 5'-hydroxyl-kinase produces the protein MSAFAALNRSSNKSSEASLYNANLSGTITSSNVTLGPKNAIFMDSAVLVGLNKDEFIMVDGFYDLSVVKGCASVNNLFKISSGNAYPVVTSKNESLPVICGLESEESTQTGVLPSYSTVIKLSNLDTGLQNFGFISPNLQDLFHTQPSSPYTFEVVETPRNNVVGLRVDQKAHYAITEVSEKLRFQESRAAIVVGASFCGRSTFADLLVNNMLLAGVQRVALIDLDPSSPKFTPTGCIGLTFHSQISIGVHLQTHDSNNKLHFYGHEDPAVAPSYYFRCTESLKKHYITHWKSIPLIVITPGNIRGFGRETLAHLFKVFGDLEPSLIYLSHNNYLSIGNFEPDEFEVQDNPDDEVLADLTYKTVYKLDSTRRKPKYSGILASEIALLQYFHRISRHHWDFSSFLLESAPSILSFTPGNEFSVPLITSLHEPVKCLNESEMQTFIEASVVALCAINVPKVHSSLLLNSLTQSNCCISTALSFVFALFTQ